One genomic region from Salvia hispanica cultivar TCC Black 2014 unplaced genomic scaffold, UniMelb_Shisp_WGS_1.0 HiC_scaffold_1010, whole genome shotgun sequence encodes:
- the LOC125197814 gene encoding uncharacterized protein LOC125197814, with amino-acid sequence MDVMAAAASGSTKHPSHPRHELTLLWKPGRAASLRCDACGAIHRGNSYFCTLCQYCISQSCAALPASLDRHHLHNHPLSLAYRLPLEYLKYHFKCDVCLKVLLPRYWVYHCRICRYVAHLNCTISTSPSSRAI; translated from the exons ATGGACGTGATGGCTGCAGCTGCTTCCGGATCCACCAAACATCCGAGCCATCCGCGCCATGAGCTGACTCTTCTGTGGAAGCCCGGTCGAGCTGCCTCCTTAAGGTGCGATGCTTGTGGCGCCATACACCGAGGGAACTCCTATTTCTGCACCCTTTGTCAATACTGCATCAGCCAGAGCTGCGCGGCCTTACCTGCCAGTCTCGACCGCCACCACCTCCACAACCACCCGCTCTCCTTGGCTTATCGTCTCCCACTTGAATATCTCAAGTACCATTTCAAGTGTGATGTGTGCCTCAAGGTGTTGCTCCCTCGATATTGGGTCTATCACTGTAGGATTTGCAGATATGTTGCCCATCTCAACTGCACCATCTCAACATCTCCTTCATCAC GAGCAATATGA